In a single window of the Olivibacter sp. SDN3 genome:
- a CDS encoding RagB/SusD family nutrient uptake outer membrane protein gives MARQKWAEAAESYKKIIDSDVYRIHPDFTALFAASNVANGEFVLTSQYLEDVYGHVLPQYLYPETWGGWHQFSPYNELVKAYACSDGRPIEESDLYDPEDPYTNRDPRLDYTVLISDRSVFKGQTYIARPGTTSPDRFNRYNWSGYCIRKFMDENFEGNLMNFGGNFAVIRYPEVLLGYLESKMEAGDPIDQALLDATINLVRGRQNVAMPAVTVTGTDALRETIWRERRVEFAFEGLRYYDVLRWGIATQELNRQFTGMKLTNNPGSYNDFPVDAEGYLIYQRRNFKEGVNELWPIPLSELQVNGNLTQNPGY, from the coding sequence ATGGCACGACAGAAATGGGCCGAGGCGGCCGAAAGCTACAAAAAGATCATCGACTCTGACGTGTACCGTATCCACCCCGATTTTACAGCGCTTTTCGCGGCCAGCAACGTTGCCAACGGTGAATTTGTTCTTACCTCCCAATACCTCGAAGATGTGTACGGGCATGTGCTGCCGCAATACCTTTACCCGGAAACATGGGGTGGATGGCACCAGTTCTCCCCTTACAACGAACTGGTAAAGGCGTATGCGTGTAGCGATGGCAGGCCAATCGAGGAATCGGACCTATACGATCCGGAAGATCCCTATACCAACAGAGATCCCCGTTTGGATTATACCGTACTCATTTCCGACAGGAGTGTCTTTAAGGGGCAGACCTATATTGCCAGGCCCGGGACAACCTCGCCAGACCGTTTTAACCGCTATAACTGGAGCGGCTACTGCATACGCAAGTTTATGGATGAAAACTTCGAGGGGAACTTGATGAACTTCGGGGGCAATTTTGCTGTTATCCGTTATCCGGAAGTATTGCTGGGCTATCTGGAATCCAAAATGGAGGCTGGTGATCCGATCGATCAGGCATTGCTGGATGCAACCATCAATCTGGTGCGGGGAAGGCAGAATGTTGCCATGCCCGCTGTTACCGTAACTGGTACGGATGCGCTGCGCGAAACTATCTGGAGGGAACGCAGGGTGGAGTTTGCTTTTGAAGGATTACGCTACTATGATGTGCTGCGCTGGGGAATTGCCACCCAGGAGCTGAATAGGCAGTTTACCGGTATGAAGCTTACCAATAATCCTGGCAGTTACAATGATTTCCCGGTGGACGCAGAAGGCTATCTCATTTATCAGCGGAGAAACTTTAAGGAGGGGGTGAATGAACTGTGGCCTATCCCGCTCTCGGAGCTGCAGGTGAACGGGAACCTCACGCAGAATCCCGGTTACTGA
- a CDS encoding AraC family transcriptional regulator produces MDERVLQAIHFIHSNIDKPIKIEELAKVSCLTEDHFIRLFKKQMQSTPGKYINQKKIEQAQLMMLVRNLSIKELAYQLGFENVSYFNRLFKKISGENPGKMQRRMSELNEPSSSVIPK; encoded by the coding sequence TTGGACGAACGCGTACTCCAGGCTATCCACTTTATCCACAGCAATATTGATAAGCCGATAAAAATAGAGGAACTGGCTAAAGTATCCTGCCTGACTGAAGACCATTTTATCCGTCTTTTCAAAAAGCAGATGCAATCTACCCCTGGGAAATATATCAACCAAAAAAAAATCGAGCAGGCACAACTGATGATGCTTGTCAGGAACCTGAGCATCAAGGAACTTGCCTATCAATTGGGTTTTGAAAACGTTTCCTATTTCAACCGACTTTTCAAAAAGATTTCAGGGGAGAATCCGGGAAAGATGCAGCGCAGGATGTCAGAGCTGAACGAACCTTCTTCCTCCGTCATCCCAAAATGA
- a CDS encoding IS3 family transposase — translation MKRYRIRTRYLKKGHSHLLQGRRSIYRFIKENREVYSVEKMCEVLNVSSSCFYRWLVWPESPREQRSKALVDKIQQVHSDSKYIYGSPRITAELHKKGEMVSRSYVARLMKKHGIRSKVKKKYRVTTDSSHSYRIAENLLQRDFSADSLSQKWVSDITYIHTGKGWLYLTTVIDLADRKVIGWSLSTDMTTKNTSVQAIKMAIRNRGIKDGLIFHSDRGIQYACDEFRRVIVKNKILQSMSRKANCWDNAVAESFFKTLKAEMIYHRKFIDQQSAKLEIFGYIEGFYNTKRTHSALGYKTPKQIEEMLLEKEKMAA, via the coding sequence ATTAAGAGATACAGAATTAGAACGCGATATCTTAAAAAAGGCCATAGCCATCTTCTCCAGGGGAGACGGTCCATATACCGGTTCATAAAGGAGAACCGAGAAGTATATTCCGTAGAGAAGATGTGCGAAGTATTGAACGTTAGCAGCAGTTGTTTTTACCGTTGGCTGGTTTGGCCCGAATCCCCCAGGGAACAACGCAGTAAAGCACTTGTGGATAAAATACAGCAGGTACACAGTGACAGTAAGTATATCTATGGCAGCCCACGGATAACCGCAGAGCTGCACAAAAAAGGTGAAATGGTATCAAGAAGCTACGTAGCAAGATTGATGAAGAAACATGGGATACGAAGTAAGGTTAAGAAAAAATATAGGGTGACCACAGATTCGAGCCATAGTTATAGGATAGCTGAAAATCTCCTCCAAAGAGATTTTTCAGCGGATTCCCTATCGCAAAAATGGGTTAGCGACATTACTTACATCCATACCGGCAAAGGGTGGCTTTATCTAACAACGGTTATCGATCTGGCGGACAGAAAAGTCATTGGATGGTCTTTAAGCACCGATATGACGACTAAAAACACTTCTGTACAAGCCATCAAAATGGCTATTAGAAACCGAGGTATCAAAGATGGTCTTATCTTCCATTCGGATAGAGGGATCCAATATGCCTGCGATGAATTCAGGAGGGTAATTGTAAAAAACAAGATACTTCAAAGCATGAGTAGGAAGGCCAATTGCTGGGACAATGCAGTAGCTGAGAGCTTTTTCAAGACACTAAAGGCTGAAATGATCTACCATAGAAAATTCATCGATCAGCAATCGGCTAAATTGGAGATCTTTGGATATATTGAAGGTTTTTATAATACCAAAAGAACACATTCTGCCCTGGGATATAAAACCCCTAAGCAGATCGAAGAGATGCTATTGGAAAAAGAGAAAATGGCAGCATAA
- a CDS encoding transposase produces MHRKFDDSFKIMAVDLSVVKGSVADVAKELDIDPSLLSKWRRNPRYNGNKVLPDNPKISPEEQELRILRKKLRDTELERDILKKAIAIFSRGDGPYTGS; encoded by the coding sequence ATGCATAGAAAATTTGATGATTCGTTTAAGATAATGGCGGTCGATTTGAGCGTTGTTAAGGGATCTGTAGCCGATGTAGCTAAGGAATTAGACATAGACCCCAGTTTACTGAGTAAATGGCGTAGAAATCCACGTTATAATGGGAATAAGGTTTTACCTGACAATCCCAAGATCAGTCCGGAGGAGCAGGAGTTAAGGATTTTACGCAAGAAATTAAGAGATACAGAATTAGAACGCGATATCTTAAAAAAGGCCATAGCCATCTTCTCCAGGGGAGACGGTCCATATACCGGTTCATAA
- a CDS encoding AraC family ligand binding domain-containing protein, protein MIKRDFILLNIGHAIHHADWNWKNIYSPFARIHFVESGSAEIVRENDRYVLKEGHLYLTPPYTKHGYSCTGDLSLYYIHIYEALEKQLSIFDILDFPVELEADEMTVGLVRRLIAVNPKLELKAYDPKDYDNSPTLMKNISQHTHALPALEMETEGILKQIISRFLAGASEKNWSCYL, encoded by the coding sequence ATGATCAAACGTGATTTTATCTTACTGAATATTGGACATGCCATCCACCATGCGGATTGGAACTGGAAGAACATATACAGTCCTTTTGCCCGTATTCATTTTGTGGAAAGCGGATCTGCCGAAATTGTCCGTGAGAACGACCGGTACGTCTTGAAAGAAGGTCATTTGTATCTGACTCCGCCCTATACCAAACATGGCTATTCGTGTACAGGCGACCTATCCTTGTACTACATTCATATTTATGAAGCCCTGGAAAAGCAATTGAGCATTTTTGACATACTTGATTTTCCGGTCGAGTTGGAAGCGGATGAGATGACCGTAGGGCTCGTCCGGCGACTGATAGCAGTGAACCCCAAACTGGAGCTGAAGGCATATGATCCCAAAGACTATGATAACTCGCCGACACTGATGAAGAATATCAGTCAGCATACGCATGCATTGCCGGCACTGGAAATGGAAACAGAAGGCATCCTGAAACAGATCATTTCGCGCTTTCTGGCAGGGGCGTCCGAAAAGAACTGGAGTTGCTACCTTTAA
- a CDS encoding aldo/keto reductase: MEYREIGRTGMKVSNLSYGASSLGGVFHSLKEEAGIDSVLTAVEHGINFIDVSPYYGHLRAEVLLGKALKKIDRSLYYISTKVGRYGKDGVNYWDYSAAKARESVYESMQRLHVDYIDLINVHDVEFADLDQICDETLPALCELRDEGLVKHVGITNLNLRHFQYIIDRVPPGTVESVLSFCHYTLNDDALADYLDYFERKEVGVINASPYSMGLLTVRGAPDWHPAPAALKRLARKAVDFCLQRGISIEELAISYAVNNPRIATTLFSTTNPENVMQTIGYARAQLNEDVLKQVRHIFDPGFGDSWVNS, from the coding sequence ATGGAATATAGAGAAATAGGCAGAACAGGCATGAAAGTGTCAAATCTTAGTTATGGAGCCTCCTCCCTTGGAGGTGTCTTCCATTCACTTAAAGAAGAAGCGGGCATCGATTCTGTGTTAACGGCAGTGGAGCACGGTATCAATTTTATCGATGTGTCGCCTTATTACGGACACCTCAGGGCAGAAGTGTTATTGGGTAAGGCCCTGAAGAAAATAGACCGGTCACTTTATTATATCTCCACCAAGGTTGGCCGTTATGGCAAGGATGGGGTTAACTACTGGGATTATTCGGCCGCAAAAGCCAGGGAGAGTGTATATGAGAGTATGCAGCGCCTGCATGTAGATTATATAGACCTCATTAACGTGCACGATGTAGAGTTTGCGGATCTGGACCAGATCTGTGACGAGACACTCCCCGCCCTGTGTGAATTGAGGGATGAAGGATTGGTGAAACATGTGGGTATCACCAATTTAAATTTAAGGCATTTCCAGTATATAATAGACCGGGTGCCACCGGGAACGGTGGAAAGTGTACTATCGTTCTGCCATTATACCCTCAATGATGATGCGTTGGCTGATTACCTGGATTATTTTGAACGGAAAGAAGTAGGTGTGATCAATGCCTCTCCCTATTCCATGGGCCTACTTACGGTAAGGGGGGCGCCGGACTGGCATCCTGCTCCTGCGGCACTGAAACGTCTGGCCAGAAAAGCAGTTGATTTCTGTCTGCAGCGGGGGATTTCAATAGAAGAGCTGGCCATATCCTACGCCGTTAACAATCCCCGGATCGCTACTACGCTGTTCAGTACAACCAATCCCGAAAATGTTATGCAAACCATCGGATATGCCCGGGCGCAGCTGAATGAGGATGTTTTAAAACAGGTGCGCCATATTTTTGACCCCGGGTTCGGGGATAGCTGGGTGAACAGTTGA
- a CDS encoding alcohol dehydrogenase catalytic domain-containing protein: MKAIQIKGPGEVALIEIEKPEIISGHVMLKMEFVGFCGSDLNTFTGLNPLAKKPIVPGHEIGARIHEVGEEVPSFLKPGMSVTVNPYTSCGKCPACNNLRPNACEFNQTLGVQRDGAMAEYLLVPWTKVVTEAAIRVDELALVEPLSVGFHERLSETTGGKGADVVIEAVGRPETYVAAISEAAFTGRVVYIGYAKEKIPFDTQYFVKKEFNIMGSLELLPLKRDRFRQ, encoded by the coding sequence ATGAAAGCAATCCAGATCAAAGGACCCGGAGAAGTGGCCCTGATAGAGATAGAAAAGCCCGAAATAATATCGGGACATGTGATGCTGAAAATGGAATTTGTCGGCTTTTGCGGCTCGGACCTGAATACTTTCACGGGACTGAACCCGCTGGCAAAAAAGCCCATAGTTCCCGGTCACGAGATCGGTGCCCGTATCCATGAAGTCGGTGAAGAGGTGCCATCATTTCTGAAGCCCGGCATGAGCGTTACCGTAAACCCTTACACGAGCTGTGGTAAATGTCCTGCCTGCAATAATTTGAGACCAAATGCCTGCGAGTTTAATCAAACCCTGGGTGTTCAGCGCGACGGGGCCATGGCTGAGTACCTATTGGTACCCTGGACAAAGGTAGTTACCGAGGCGGCAATCCGGGTCGACGAACTGGCATTGGTGGAACCGCTGAGCGTAGGGTTCCATGAAAGATTATCGGAAACCACCGGAGGAAAGGGAGCAGATGTGGTCATCGAAGCGGTAGGCAGACCTGAAACATATGTAGCAGCCATTTCAGAAGCTGCCTTTACCGGACGGGTGGTTTATATCGGTTACGCCAAAGAGAAGATACCTTTTGATACGCAATATTTTGTGAAAAAGGAATTTAACATTATGGGCTCACTGGAGTTGCTACCTTTAAAGCGAGACAGATTTAGACAGTAA
- a CDS encoding IS3 family transposase: protein MRTRYLKKGHSHLLQGRRSIYRFIKENREVYSVEKMCEVLNVSSSCFYRWLVWPESPREQRSKALVDKIQQVHSDSKYIYGSPRITAELHKKGEMVSRSYVARLMKKHGIRSKVKKKYRVTTDSSHSYRIAENLLQRDFSADSLSQKWVSDITYIHTGKGWLYLTTVIDLADRKVIGWSLSTDMTTKNTSVQAIKMAIRNRGIKDGLIFHSDRGIQYACDEFRRVIVKNKILQSMSRKANCWDNAVAESFFKTLKAEMIYHRKFIDQQSAKLEIFGYIEGFYNTKRTHSALGYKTPKQIEEMLLEKEKMAA, encoded by the coding sequence ATTAGAACGCGATATCTTAAAAAAGGCCATAGCCATCTTCTCCAGGGGAGACGGTCCATATACCGGTTCATAAAGGAGAACCGAGAAGTATATTCCGTAGAGAAGATGTGCGAAGTATTGAACGTTAGCAGCAGTTGTTTTTACCGTTGGCTGGTTTGGCCCGAATCCCCCAGGGAACAACGCAGTAAAGCACTTGTGGATAAAATACAGCAGGTACACAGTGACAGTAAGTATATCTATGGCAGCCCACGGATAACCGCAGAGCTGCACAAAAAAGGTGAAATGGTATCAAGAAGCTACGTAGCAAGATTGATGAAGAAACATGGGATACGAAGTAAGGTTAAGAAAAAATATAGGGTGACCACAGATTCGAGCCATAGTTATAGGATAGCTGAAAATCTCCTCCAAAGAGATTTTTCAGCGGATTCCCTATCGCAAAAATGGGTTAGCGACATTACTTACATCCATACCGGCAAAGGGTGGCTTTATCTAACAACGGTTATCGATCTGGCGGACAGAAAAGTCATTGGATGGTCTTTAAGCACCGATATGACGACTAAAAACACTTCTGTACAAGCCATCAAAATGGCTATTAGAAACCGAGGTATCAAAGATGGTCTTATCTTCCATTCGGATAGAGGGATCCAATATGCCTGCGATGAATTCAGGAGGGTAATTGTAAAAAACAAGATACTTCAAAGCATGAGTAGGAAGGCCAATTGCTGGGACAATGCAGTAGCTGAGAGCTTTTTCAAGACACTAAAGGCTGAAATGATCTACCATAGAAAATTCATCGATCAGCAATCGGCTAAATTGGAGATCTTTGGATATATTGAAGGTTTTTATAATACCAAAAGAACACATTCTGCCCTGGGATATAAAACCCCTAAGCAGATCGAAGAGATGCTATTGGAAAAAGAGAAAATGGCAGCATAA
- a CDS encoding MFS transporter: MCFLETAANPYITVLGDRNSSSRRLNLAQSFNGLGAFVAAMFLSKMILSGHNFTKETLPVSYHGGWEAYIDFETAAMKLPYLVLAAILLILAVVFIFSRLPAINEDAGRINAGQGNRLIDFDVLKRSHLRRGVIAQFFYNGGQTAINSLFLVYCCTYVGISESTATTFFGFYMLAFLLGRWMGTTLMVRFRPQDMLLVYSLANIFLCLVIMFFGGMTGLYAMLFVSFFMSIMYPTQFSLALKDLGEKTKSGSAFLVMAIVGNACLPQMTAYVMDNFSGQYQRAYIVPLVCFVFCAYYGWKGYKISD, encoded by the coding sequence ATGTGCTTTCTAGAGACAGCCGCCAATCCTTACATCACGGTGCTCGGAGATCGCAATTCATCTTCCCGCAGGTTGAATCTTGCCCAATCCTTTAATGGCCTGGGGGCTTTCGTTGCAGCAATGTTTCTGAGCAAAATGATCCTGAGCGGACATAATTTCACCAAGGAGACGCTTCCAGTTTCCTATCATGGGGGCTGGGAAGCATATATTGATTTTGAGACAGCGGCAATGAAACTTCCCTATCTGGTACTGGCGGCAATTTTACTGATCTTAGCTGTTGTATTTATATTTTCCAGACTTCCCGCCATAAATGAGGATGCCGGCAGGATAAATGCCGGTCAGGGAAACCGTTTGATCGACTTTGATGTTTTAAAACGCTCCCACCTCCGACGCGGCGTTATCGCCCAGTTTTTTTATAATGGTGGCCAAACGGCGATCAACAGTCTATTTCTGGTATATTGCTGCACTTATGTTGGTATCAGCGAATCCACCGCTACAACCTTCTTCGGGTTCTACATGCTCGCCTTTTTGTTGGGGAGGTGGATGGGCACGACCCTTATGGTCAGGTTCAGGCCGCAGGACATGCTGCTTGTTTATTCCCTGGCCAATATTTTTCTGTGTCTGGTTATCATGTTTTTTGGTGGTATGACAGGCCTTTACGCCATGCTGTTTGTTTCATTCTTTATGTCGATCATGTATCCTACACAATTTTCATTGGCACTTAAAGATCTGGGGGAAAAAACAAAAAGCGGTTCCGCTTTTCTGGTGATGGCCATCGTTGGCAATGCATGTTTGCCGCAAATGACAGCTTACGTTATGGACAATTTTTCGGGGCAATACCAACGGGCATACATTGTGCCGCTGGTATGTTTTGTTTTCTGTGCATATTATGGTTGGAAAGGATATAAAATTAGCGATTAA
- a CDS encoding L-rhamnose mutarotase produces MEEVRKDMGYPQKKNGFQTKRYCQTLELKDDPLLIDEYVRRHSLPDHWPEIREGIRSVGILEMEIYHVGTTLFMVIETPLDFNWEQAFKELSKKPRQAEWEKSMNIFQDADSILASAKWKIMERIFHL; encoded by the coding sequence ATGGAAGAGGTTAGAAAAGATATGGGTTATCCGCAGAAGAAAAACGGATTTCAGACCAAACGCTACTGCCAGACGCTAGAATTGAAAGACGACCCTTTGCTCATCGATGAATATGTCAGGCGACACAGTCTGCCGGATCACTGGCCCGAAATAAGAGAGGGTATCCGTTCTGTAGGGATTCTAGAAATGGAAATTTATCATGTAGGTACCACGCTTTTCATGGTTATAGAAACCCCTTTGGATTTCAACTGGGAGCAAGCATTTAAAGAATTGTCCAAAAAGCCCAGACAGGCCGAATGGGAGAAGTCTATGAATATTTTTCAAGATGCCGATTCAATATTGGCTTCCGCAAAATGGAAGATAATGGAGCGGATTTTTCACCTTTAA
- a CDS encoding regulatory protein RecX, whose amino-acid sequence MQKDEKARKSILTVRQAKLKAANYCAYQERSQQEMRDKLYAWGLHTPEVEQLIAELILENFLNEERFALAYVSGKFNIKGWGRLKIKQGLQHKRISSRLIKDALLTIEEDVYIEKLRSIIQKKGETITEKDIHKRRYRLAQYAMVKGYENELIFDILNNNDL is encoded by the coding sequence ATGCAGAAGGATGAAAAAGCAAGAAAAAGTATACTTACCGTGCGCCAGGCTAAACTAAAAGCCGCGAATTATTGTGCCTATCAGGAACGCTCGCAGCAGGAAATGCGTGATAAGTTATATGCCTGGGGGTTGCACACACCTGAAGTCGAACAATTGATCGCAGAACTTATTCTTGAAAACTTCCTCAATGAAGAGCGTTTTGCCCTAGCATATGTCTCGGGTAAGTTTAATATAAAGGGGTGGGGTAGATTAAAAATAAAACAGGGGTTACAGCATAAAAGAATTTCTTCCCGATTAATCAAAGATGCATTGCTTACGATAGAAGAAGACGTATATATAGAAAAATTACGTTCAATTATCCAAAAAAAAGGAGAAACTATCACGGAGAAAGATATACATAAACGCAGGTATAGGCTAGCCCAATATGCTATGGTTAAAGGATATGAAAACGAACTTATTTTTGATATCTTGAATAACAATGACTTATAA
- a CDS encoding bifunctional UDP-N-acetylmuramoyl-tripeptide:D-alanyl-D-alanine ligase/alanine racemase: MGNIAYHVKELADIIQAAYVELNDPNCRIDTLCYDSRKVTNPESSLFFALSDHRDGHQFIKEAFQLGIRNFVIHKQTLGTFRQYNKANFFAVDDTLRALQQLAAYHRKQFDYPVIAITGSNGKTIVKEWLNQLLAADFNIVRSPKSYNSQLGVPLSLWQMSHEHNLAIIEAGISKKNEMEKLAKMINPTIGIFTNLGHAHDDGFSSQETKAIEKLRLFHDVELLVYAPKYLRPFNHKTPGKVHFTWGVEETTDLRILRQQQRENHTLLEAKFKGIEVALSVPFTDQAAIENVICCWATLLALGYSTATIAKRIAKLHPIKMRLELKKGISNSSIIDDSYSNDISSLRIALDFLKQQNQHHRRILILSDIPAAINNKGLVYQQAADLIQQYKIDQLIAIGEDILKVRHFFRQDTVFFNEVKDLLSNIKSFDFSNSAVLIKGARTFGFERISRILTLQSHETVLEINLNALEHNLNYYKRLLDRNTKLMVMVKAFSYGSGSFEIANLLQFNKVDYLAVAYVDEGITLRNAGINLPIMVMSPEIGSLEQLVTHHLEPEIYSFDELEAYIKQLDILNQKHYPVHIKLDTGMHRLGFEEDDLLRLITLITNTDTIKIKSVFSHLVGSGNSQHDNFTKEQIDKFRLFNSQLLNALGYDFIKHIANTSAISRFPEAQFDMVRLGIGLYGIQTDDGLHQPLQAAAQLKTSITQIKTVKKGDTVSYNRSGKLTRDSKIATVKIGYADGYNRKLGNGIGRMCVNGQTVSTVGDICMDMCMLDVTAVTAHVGDEVIVMGEQITAEELAAKTGTIPYEILTSISQRVKRVYYYE; encoded by the coding sequence ATGGGCAACATAGCATATCATGTAAAAGAACTTGCGGATATTATCCAGGCCGCGTATGTTGAATTAAACGATCCAAATTGTAGGATCGACACCCTTTGTTACGACAGCAGAAAAGTCACCAATCCAGAAAGCTCTTTGTTCTTTGCATTAAGCGATCATCGCGATGGCCATCAATTCATTAAGGAAGCATTTCAATTAGGTATTAGAAACTTCGTTATACATAAACAAACGTTAGGCACGTTTAGGCAATATAACAAGGCTAACTTTTTCGCAGTCGACGATACCTTAAGAGCTCTTCAACAGTTAGCCGCCTACCATCGTAAGCAATTCGATTACCCCGTCATTGCCATTACTGGCAGTAATGGCAAAACCATCGTAAAAGAATGGCTAAATCAATTACTCGCAGCAGATTTTAACATCGTAAGAAGCCCTAAAAGCTATAACTCTCAATTAGGTGTTCCGCTATCTCTTTGGCAGATGAGCCATGAACATAACTTGGCTATTATTGAAGCTGGCATTAGCAAAAAAAATGAAATGGAAAAGTTGGCAAAAATGATCAACCCAACGATTGGCATTTTTACTAATCTAGGCCATGCCCATGATGATGGATTTAGCTCACAGGAAACCAAAGCTATCGAAAAGCTGCGTTTATTTCATGATGTAGAACTACTGGTATATGCGCCAAAATATCTAAGACCTTTTAACCATAAGACGCCGGGAAAAGTACATTTCACCTGGGGTGTAGAAGAGACAACAGATTTAAGGATACTACGACAACAACAACGGGAAAATCACACCTTATTAGAAGCAAAATTTAAAGGTATAGAAGTGGCGCTTTCCGTTCCATTCACTGATCAAGCCGCTATTGAAAATGTAATCTGCTGCTGGGCCACACTACTTGCTCTAGGTTATTCAACAGCTACCATTGCTAAGAGGATAGCAAAGTTACATCCCATAAAAATGCGACTTGAGCTCAAGAAAGGTATCAGCAACTCTTCTATTATTGACGATTCATACAGCAACGACATTTCTTCTCTAAGAATAGCACTCGACTTCCTCAAACAGCAGAACCAACATCACAGAAGAATATTAATCCTTTCTGATATACCTGCAGCTATAAATAATAAAGGTCTTGTTTACCAACAAGCGGCCGATCTGATACAGCAATATAAAATTGATCAGCTCATTGCAATAGGTGAAGATATTCTTAAAGTCAGACATTTTTTTCGACAGGATACCGTATTCTTTAACGAGGTCAAGGATCTATTAAGCAACATTAAGTCTTTCGACTTCAGCAACAGCGCGGTTTTAATCAAAGGAGCTCGCACATTTGGTTTTGAACGAATCAGTAGAATATTAACTCTCCAGAGCCATGAAACGGTACTTGAAATCAACCTCAATGCTTTAGAACATAATCTTAATTATTATAAAAGGCTATTGGATAGAAACACGAAATTGATGGTTATGGTAAAAGCTTTTTCTTATGGCAGCGGAAGTTTTGAAATTGCCAACTTACTACAATTCAACAAGGTTGACTATCTGGCTGTTGCCTATGTAGACGAAGGTATTACCCTTAGAAATGCTGGAATTAATCTACCTATCATGGTCATGAGCCCTGAAATTGGTTCGTTAGAACAATTGGTAACGCATCATTTAGAACCAGAAATATATAGTTTTGATGAGCTTGAAGCCTATATCAAACAGCTAGATATACTAAACCAAAAACATTACCCTGTTCATATAAAGTTGGATACAGGTATGCACCGGCTTGGTTTTGAAGAAGACGATCTCTTGAGACTGATCACGTTGATTACCAACACCGATACCATCAAGATCAAAAGTGTTTTTTCTCATTTAGTAGGTAGCGGCAATAGCCAGCATGACAACTTCACCAAGGAGCAGATAGATAAGTTTCGCCTTTTCAATTCACAACTGCTTAATGCACTGGGATATGACTTTATTAAGCATATAGCCAACACGTCAGCAATTTCCCGGTTTCCAGAAGCACAATTTGATATGGTGCGCCTAGGAATTGGACTTTATGGTATCCAAACGGACGATGGACTTCATCAACCTCTACAAGCAGCAGCCCAGTTAAAAACCAGTATTACGCAGATAAAAACTGTTAAAAAGGGTGACACCGTGAGTTACAATCGGAGTGGAAAATTGACGCGAGATAGTAAAATTGCCACAGTCAAAATAGGTTATGCTGATGGTTACAACCGTAAGCTAGGAAATGGTATCGGAAGAATGTGCGTTAACGGTCAGACCGTTTCCACAGTGGGTGATATATGTATGGATATGTGCATGTTGGATGTAACAGCGGTAACGGCTCATGTAGGCGATGAAGTTATTGTTATGGGGGAGCAGATAACGGCCGAAGAACTGGCCGCAAAAACCGGTACAATACCCTACGAAATATTGACCAGTATTTCGCAAAGGGTGAAGCGTGTTTATTACTACGAATAA
- a CDS encoding DUF502 domain-containing protein — MKSNRTIRLLLNYLIKGILVLVPVAGALLLVFWIIATIDTALNLSWLIRDEMGRPLYIPGLGIIILLIILVLAGIVVTNFVTEPLFKRFSKVFNRIPLFNTLYSSIKDFTEAFVGDEKKFNEPVLVEINETGLKKIGFLTQQDLTKIDLPGEVVVYFPYSYSFAGQVCIVNIKRVTRLKLSATDAMKLVVSGGVSGLEELK; from the coding sequence ATGAAATCTAACAGAACCATTAGACTACTTTTAAATTATTTAATTAAGGGCATCTTAGTTTTAGTCCCGGTGGCAGGTGCTTTACTACTGGTTTTTTGGATTATTGCAACTATTGACACGGCGCTTAATCTGAGCTGGCTAATTCGTGATGAAATGGGCAGGCCTTTATACATCCCAGGTTTGGGCATCATTATTTTGCTGATTATTTTAGTCTTGGCGGGTATTGTTGTCACGAATTTCGTTACAGAGCCTTTGTTTAAGAGATTTTCTAAAGTTTTTAACAGAATCCCACTATTTAACACATTATATTCGTCTATAAAAGATTTCACAGAAGCTTTTGTAGGCGATGAAAAAAAATTTAACGAACCTGTTCTGGTGGAAATTAACGAAACCGGACTAAAAAAAATCGGGTTCCTTACGCAGCAGGATTTAACTAAAATAGATCTACCTGGTGAAGTTGTTGTTTATTTCCCCTACTCCTATTCTTTTGCTGGGCAGGTATGTATTGTCAACATAAAACGTGTTACACGCTTAAAATTGAGTGCTACCGACGCCATGAAATTAGTAGTTTCCGGGGGAGTAAGCGGACTTGAAGAGTTAAAATAA